A single region of the Thermoanaerobacterium aotearoense genome encodes:
- the cdaA gene encoding diadenylate cyclase CdaA, which yields MFNGLIEIIKTMKINDIVDIAIIAYVTYRLILVIRKTRAEQLFKGIIILLILTKLSEWLQLRTVNYILSNAMTVGVIALLIVFQPELRRALESLGRSEFIKRNFFIINDEVQDIADVISEICDAVQFLSRSKIGALIVLERNTGLNELIETGISLDSKISSELLINTFIPNTPLHDGAVIIRGDRIMAAGCFLPLTDNQNLSTELGTRHRAAIGVTEVSDAVSIIVSEETGTISLAQNGRISRHLDIKTLKEVLLSMFKVKDSKGSNWFKWGNKHAE from the coding sequence TTGTTCAATGGCCTTATAGAAATAATAAAGACGATGAAAATAAATGACATCGTAGATATAGCGATAATAGCTTATGTAACGTACCGCCTTATATTAGTCATACGAAAAACCAGAGCCGAGCAACTATTTAAGGGAATCATAATTCTTTTAATACTTACAAAATTAAGCGAGTGGCTGCAGCTTAGAACAGTCAATTATATATTAAGCAATGCAATGACTGTTGGCGTTATAGCACTTTTAATAGTATTTCAGCCGGAACTGAGGAGAGCATTAGAATCCCTCGGTAGAAGCGAGTTTATTAAGAGAAACTTTTTTATAATAAACGATGAAGTCCAGGATATAGCCGATGTCATAAGCGAGATATGTGATGCTGTTCAATTTTTATCCAGATCTAAAATAGGTGCTTTAATTGTTTTGGAAAGAAATACTGGTTTAAATGAACTCATAGAAACTGGCATATCTTTAGACTCCAAAATATCCAGTGAGCTTCTCATAAATACCTTTATACCAAATACTCCCCTTCATGACGGAGCGGTTATAATAAGAGGCGATAGGATAATGGCTGCTGGGTGCTTTTTGCCACTTACTGACAACCAGAATTTAAGCACTGAGCTTGGCACAAGGCACAGAGCTGCCATAGGTGTAACAGAAGTATCAGATGCCGTATCAATCATAGTTTCAGAAGAAACCGGCACTATATCACTTGCTCAAAACGGAAGGATATCAAGGCATTTGGATATAAAGACTTTAAAAGAAGTTCTTTTGAGTATGTTTAAAGTAAAAGACAGCAAAGGCTCTAACTGGTTTAAATGGGGGAATAAGCATGCTGAGTAA
- a CDS encoding universal stress protein — MVLSYEPGVKSRIMVCVTPQKSCQRLVERGAERAKETNGEFCVVYVNKNNDIYKDLKEHKILIELFEMTQKLGGRVSILVGKKISDALAEFAAENDITEIIVGKSLRSAFDVLIHGDVINPLIKRVEEKNIIVEVIE, encoded by the coding sequence ATGGTTTTAAGTTACGAGCCCGGAGTAAAAAGCAGAATTATGGTTTGCGTTACTCCGCAAAAGAGCTGCCAAAGGCTTGTTGAAAGAGGAGCAGAGAGGGCGAAAGAGACAAATGGGGAATTTTGCGTTGTGTATGTGAATAAAAACAATGATATATATAAAGATTTGAAAGAACACAAGATCTTAATCGAGCTCTTTGAGATGACTCAGAAATTAGGTGGTAGAGTATCCATATTGGTTGGCAAAAAGATTTCAGATGCTTTGGCTGAATTTGCTGCTGAAAACGATATTACAGAGATAATAGTAGGCAAATCATTGAGATCTGCCTTTGACGTATTGATTCACGGAGACGTGATAAATCCTCTTATAAAACGGGTTGAGGAGAAAAATATAATTGTTGAAGTCATAGAATGA
- a CDS encoding transglutaminase TgpA family protein, producing the protein MRVYTWKFNIIEYIMTSLLTLILSLSVFVGLNFKVDIVEVVSLILAFVAFLTIFLRRPQLVVASLSIFILVDLYYFYMRKDVLTKVVLEIDKYVNWLYIYMGESSWPEGFSQLTNKYFFTTVLLGVFLISLIITFLNRILKSYFLTMLFGILVLVFQWYNYVDKAYVYLVFYVAASFINMSVVNYQKAGNGKASIASLLIIVILFSSISTAIAYTMPKNFHPVVWQTLNDKFYAAFPFTKTWRNGIGSTSDVNNFTTDFSSFSQDLGGPETVSDQVVMRVKADESLYLRGEVFDTYENNKWTNSVVQHSFGRDNYFQPEFDKNIKYTIKNVEIYPVAMNTNIIFSPWQPYHVNISNIYDRSTLTMTTAGRHVKSWYRVQYYKTEISASSLEKDKVLTGSDMSMYLQYPSSLPERVKELALNITKDKKTDYDKVKAIEQYLRNTYKYNLDVPDTPVGRDFVDYFLFDLKQGYCTYFATSMVIMLRTIGIPARYVVGFKMPSQPVSGSEYDIKESYAHAWVEVPFQNSGWVTFEPTAIYQETYAGASSVNNSDVSTVQKNNDSSTVPLTKSNTNQNVAQNKSLGSSSQNSTSNKNTHRMVLFVALFLLLAMFTAIKYILLKRRLTSRRSAFLHYYNKILKRLERRGLKRFDNETTVEFQERILDIGFSDFDKITKIYNDLAYGNMEPSEEDIIYIKEYLKRNMGHKKFSGNKPGDLFN; encoded by the coding sequence ATGAGGGTGTACACATGGAAGTTCAATATAATTGAGTATATTATGACGTCATTATTGACGCTAATTCTTTCGCTTTCAGTATTTGTTGGATTGAATTTTAAAGTAGACATAGTAGAAGTAGTTTCTTTGATTTTGGCGTTTGTGGCGTTTTTGACTATTTTCTTAAGAAGACCGCAGCTTGTAGTCGCTTCTTTGTCTATTTTCATATTAGTTGATTTGTATTATTTTTACATGAGAAAAGATGTGCTTACTAAAGTCGTATTAGAAATTGATAAATACGTTAATTGGTTATATATATACATGGGTGAGTCAAGCTGGCCTGAAGGATTTAGTCAGTTGACAAACAAGTACTTTTTTACTACAGTCCTGTTGGGTGTTTTTTTAATTTCGCTTATTATTACTTTTTTAAACAGGATTTTAAAGAGTTATTTTTTGACCATGTTATTTGGCATACTTGTATTAGTTTTTCAGTGGTACAATTACGTAGACAAAGCATACGTTTATTTAGTATTTTATGTAGCAGCAAGTTTTATAAATATGTCAGTAGTCAACTATCAAAAAGCGGGAAATGGAAAAGCTTCCATCGCAAGTCTTCTGATTATCGTAATTTTGTTTTCATCTATAAGCACAGCTATCGCATACACAATGCCGAAAAATTTTCATCCTGTTGTGTGGCAGACACTAAATGATAAATTTTACGCTGCATTTCCATTTACAAAGACATGGAGAAATGGCATAGGGAGTACAAGTGATGTAAACAACTTTACAACAGATTTCAGTTCATTTTCTCAAGATTTAGGTGGGCCAGAAACTGTAAGTGATCAGGTGGTGATGAGGGTAAAAGCTGATGAAAGTCTGTATTTAAGAGGAGAAGTGTTTGACACGTATGAAAACAATAAATGGACTAATTCAGTTGTTCAGCACAGTTTTGGACGTGATAATTACTTTCAACCGGAATTTGATAAGAACATTAAATACACGATCAAAAATGTTGAGATTTATCCTGTTGCAATGAATACAAATATTATTTTTTCGCCTTGGCAGCCTTACCATGTAAATATCAGCAATATATACGATAGAAGTACATTAACCATGACGACAGCAGGCAGACATGTAAAAAGTTGGTATAGAGTACAGTATTACAAGACGGAAATAAGTGCAAGTTCTCTGGAAAAGGACAAGGTATTAACTGGCAGTGACATGAGCATGTACCTACAGTATCCTTCCAGTCTTCCAGAGAGGGTGAAAGAACTTGCGTTAAACATCACAAAGGATAAGAAAACTGATTATGACAAAGTAAAAGCCATTGAGCAGTACTTGAGAAATACTTATAAATACAACCTGGATGTACCTGATACGCCAGTGGGGAGAGATTTTGTTGATTACTTCCTTTTTGACTTAAAACAGGGGTATTGCACATACTTTGCAACGTCAATGGTTATAATGCTTAGGACCATAGGGATACCTGCCAGATATGTTGTAGGATTTAAGATGCCTTCACAACCTGTATCAGGTAGTGAATACGACATTAAAGAGTCTTATGCACATGCATGGGTTGAGGTGCCTTTTCAAAACAGTGGTTGGGTGACATTTGAGCCGACGGCAATTTATCAAGAGACTTACGCAGGTGCATCTTCAGTCAATAATAGCGATGTGTCAACAGTACAGAAAAATAATGATAGCAGCACTGTTCCTCTTACTAAGTCAAATACCAACCAAAATGTGGCTCAGAATAAGTCTTTAGGGAGTTCGTCCCAAAATAGCACTTCCAACAAAAACACGCATAGAATGGTACTATTTGTTGCCTTGTTTCTTTTGTTAGCTATGTTTACAGCTATCAAATATATTTTGTTAAAAAGACGTCTTACTTCAAGAAGAAGTGCCTTTTTGCACTATTACAACAAAATTTTAAAGAGACTTGAAAGGAGAGGGCTTAAAAGATTTGACAATGAAACTACTGTAGAGTTTCAAGAGAGAATATTGGATATTGGTTTTTCTGACTTCGACAAGATTACAAAAATTTATAATGATTTGGCGTACGGCAATATGGAACCGTCAGAAGAAGATATCATATATATAAAGGAGTATCTTAAGAGAAATATGGGTCATAAAAAGTTTAGTGGGAATAAACCGGGTGATTTGTTTAATTGA
- a CDS encoding DUF58 domain-containing protein: MRNFILLLSFTIVSFLFAVFTGGEILYYIFFADVVLLLLNFLYAAIGILSLSIEIDTESTEIHVDDKIKYSIKVKNKLFLPLAFVSIDENNKNFFPITTNLNPFQKKVIKRNVLFKKRGIYTVGPIVVKIKDPFSIFQIKMTVNRKYNIVVYPKAYDVAFDLPLASEVGGFASHAKQFEDYTNLANLREYVDGDSLKKVHWRISAKLQRLYVKEYQHTALSEIVVLWDLCKNHYKADDGTIDEMTAECVLSLVKYCLTNGLPVRLVDYETNRPLAQCSRVNDFSIIKFWTLKLFPIYEMDFGRKLFEYVSCVPKDSTIAIITPSIDETLLAVLSQININQNIVVFYTNKDKLDEKTENGLENLGIKLISWRDMYEGVHMEVQYN, from the coding sequence ATGCGTAACTTCATTTTATTATTGTCATTTACAATTGTTTCTTTTCTATTTGCAGTCTTTACTGGCGGTGAAATACTGTATTATATTTTTTTTGCAGATGTAGTTTTATTGTTGCTGAACTTTTTATATGCAGCAATAGGCATTTTATCTTTATCAATAGAAATCGATACTGAAAGTACCGAAATCCATGTTGACGATAAGATCAAGTACAGTATAAAGGTTAAAAATAAATTGTTTTTGCCACTGGCGTTTGTGTCAATTGATGAAAATAATAAAAACTTTTTCCCTATCACTACAAATTTGAATCCATTTCAGAAAAAAGTTATTAAAAGAAATGTTTTGTTTAAAAAAAGAGGGATATATACTGTTGGCCCGATTGTGGTAAAGATAAAGGATCCTTTCAGCATATTTCAGATAAAGATGACAGTTAATAGGAAATATAATATAGTGGTGTATCCTAAGGCATACGATGTTGCCTTTGATTTGCCTTTAGCTTCAGAAGTAGGTGGATTTGCAAGCCATGCTAAGCAGTTTGAGGATTATACAAATTTGGCAAATTTAAGAGAATATGTGGACGGAGACAGCCTCAAAAAGGTTCATTGGCGAATATCAGCAAAGTTGCAAAGATTATATGTAAAAGAGTACCAACATACAGCTTTAAGTGAAATTGTTGTGTTGTGGGATTTGTGCAAGAATCATTATAAAGCAGATGACGGAACTATAGATGAGATGACTGCCGAGTGTGTGCTTTCACTGGTAAAATATTGTCTTACAAACGGGCTTCCTGTAAGGCTTGTTGATTATGAAACAAATAGACCATTAGCTCAGTGCAGCAGAGTAAATGATTTTAGTATAATTAAATTTTGGACTTTAAAATTGTTTCCTATTTATGAAATGGATTTTGGCAGAAAATTGTTTGAGTACGTAAGCTGCGTTCCAAAAGATTCCACCATAGCTATTATTACTCCTTCCATTGATGAAACATTATTGGCAGTTTTGTCTCAAATCAATATTAATCAAAACATCGTAGTATTTTATACCAACAAAGATAAATTGGATGAAAAAACGGAAAATGGACTGGAAAATTTGGGGATAAAACTTATATCTTGGAGAGATATGTATGAGGGTGTACACATGGAAGTTCAATATAATTGA
- a CDS encoding AAA family ATPase produces the protein MEIVNKIIDNVNKVIVGKSEEVKLVLIALLSGGHVLIEDVPGVGKTSLVKALAKSISADFKRIQFTPDLLPSDVIGVSIYNPEKGIFEFKQGPIMSQILLADEINRTSPKTQSSLLEAMEERQITVDGSTYHLPRPFMVIATQNPIEYDGTYRLPEAQLDRFMIRISLGYPDVKHEVNMLKMFEALDPLEDLKPVVSIREILKMQDEAKSVYIDDSILAYIIDIVNKTRNSDMVLLGASPRASLNLMKAAQAKAFIEGRNYVLPDDVKYLCVPVLSHRIILKNELRFNSVDEKSVIKDILNTTKVPVVRKYA, from the coding sequence ATGGAGATTGTAAATAAAATTATTGATAATGTAAACAAGGTTATAGTAGGCAAAAGTGAAGAAGTAAAGCTTGTCCTTATAGCGCTTTTATCTGGTGGACATGTCCTTATAGAGGATGTTCCTGGAGTTGGAAAGACATCGTTAGTAAAGGCATTGGCTAAATCCATAAGTGCAGATTTTAAGAGGATTCAGTTTACGCCAGATTTATTGCCGTCAGATGTCATTGGAGTTTCCATATACAATCCTGAAAAAGGCATCTTTGAATTTAAACAAGGACCTATAATGAGCCAAATTCTTTTGGCAGACGAAATAAATAGAACGTCTCCCAAGACACAATCAAGTCTTTTAGAAGCTATGGAAGAAAGGCAGATTACAGTTGATGGAAGTACTTACCATTTGCCTCGACCATTCATGGTAATCGCCACGCAAAATCCGATTGAATACGATGGAACATACAGATTACCCGAAGCACAGTTAGACAGATTTATGATTAGGATAAGCTTAGGGTATCCAGATGTGAAACATGAAGTAAACATGCTTAAAATGTTTGAAGCTTTAGATCCATTGGAAGATTTGAAACCAGTAGTATCAATTAGAGAGATTTTAAAGATGCAAGATGAAGCAAAATCTGTGTATATTGATGATAGCATATTGGCTTACATTATAGACATAGTGAACAAGACGAGAAATTCAGATATGGTGCTTTTAGGTGCAAGTCCAAGAGCATCTTTAAATTTGATGAAAGCAGCCCAAGCGAAGGCGTTTATAGAAGGGCGCAATTACGTATTGCCGGATGATGTAAAATATCTATGCGTGCCAGTTTTGTCTCACAGGATAATATTAAAAAATGAGCTAAGATTTAATAGCGTAGATGAGAAAAGCGTCATAAAAGATATTCTGAATACGACAAAAGTTCCGGTGGTAAGAAAGTATGCGTAA
- the cwlD gene encoding N-acetylmuramoyl-L-alanine amidase CwlD codes for MQMKRYRGFLLATIVLMFIALLTFLGKTVETVNQIPLMNRIVIIDAGHGGSDPGKPGKYGEDEDKLNLKIALKLKDLIEESGGITLMTREDDTLSDKDIMKDLKNRVHAGNDVKGDILLSIHLNSFPDPRYKGAQVFYQKNSKEGKLLAELIQDELRKTLDPNNDRMAKETSTFYILRHAKMPAVIIECGFMSNPEEERLLNDENYQYKIAWAIYKGVNRYFKEKS; via the coding sequence ATTCAGATGAAGCGGTATAGAGGTTTTTTGCTTGCAACCATAGTTTTAATGTTTATTGCTCTATTGACCTTTTTAGGCAAAACTGTAGAGACAGTGAATCAAATTCCTTTGATGAATAGGATCGTCATAATCGATGCTGGCCATGGTGGCAGTGATCCGGGCAAGCCTGGAAAATATGGTGAAGATGAAGATAAATTAAACCTTAAAATAGCGTTAAAGCTTAAAGACCTAATAGAGGAAAGCGGTGGGATAACGCTTATGACGAGAGAAGATGATACATTGTCAGATAAAGACATAATGAAGGATTTGAAAAATAGAGTACATGCTGGCAATGATGTAAAAGGCGATATTCTGTTAAGCATTCACTTAAATAGTTTTCCTGATCCAAGGTATAAAGGGGCACAGGTATTTTATCAAAAGAATTCAAAGGAAGGCAAACTTTTGGCAGAATTGATACAAGATGAACTTAGAAAGACGTTAGATCCCAATAATGACCGAATGGCTAAAGAAACAAGTACATTTTATATTTTAAGACACGCGAAAATGCCTGCTGTGATAATAGAGTGCGGCTTCATGTCCAATCCTGAGGAAGAAAGACTTTTAAATGATGAAAACTATCAGTATAAGATTGCATGGGCTATATACAAAGGCGTAAATAGGTATTTTAAAGAAAAATCTTGA
- a CDS encoding LysM peptidoglycan-binding domain-containing protein has product MVTLEFTYVVKSGDTLFSIAKKFNTSVEAIISRNNIVNPSLIYPGQTLIIPVTGVYYTVMPGDTIYLIGQKFGVPYESIIYVNNILYPYTIYPGQMLFIPGGNIPMQSVSETSYAYNTYTGSFGEMHNIPAAPMYNMPCPTNYIVQPGDTLWSIANKFGVPLDELLRANYFMDPNMIYPGQTVVIPCPPKTAPNMPYNPPFEHHKEGKMVYVVKPGDTLYSIAARFNTTVDAILRANPDIQNPSLIYPGQRIIIPSLKESEISNDTKAQSDDAENKESENKDDKKEDKKEDDSQE; this is encoded by the coding sequence ATGGTTACATTGGAATTTACGTATGTCGTAAAGTCCGGAGATACTTTATTCTCAATTGCAAAAAAATTCAATACTTCTGTAGAAGCCATTATTTCGAGAAACAACATCGTCAATCCATCGCTTATATATCCTGGCCAAACATTGATAATACCAGTTACTGGAGTCTATTACACAGTCATGCCTGGCGATACAATTTACCTAATAGGCCAAAAATTCGGCGTCCCTTATGAATCGATTATTTACGTAAATAACATACTTTACCCATACACAATTTATCCAGGACAAATGCTTTTTATACCAGGCGGAAATATTCCTATGCAGTCCGTGTCTGAAACGTCTTATGCTTATAACACTTATACAGGATCATTCGGTGAAATGCACAATATACCCGCAGCGCCAATGTACAACATGCCATGCCCAACAAATTATATCGTTCAACCTGGCGACACATTGTGGAGCATAGCAAACAAATTTGGCGTTCCTCTTGATGAACTATTAAGAGCTAACTATTTTATGGATCCCAATATGATTTATCCAGGTCAGACTGTCGTCATACCATGCCCACCAAAAACAGCACCCAATATGCCATATAATCCACCATTTGAACATCATAAAGAAGGCAAAATGGTGTACGTGGTAAAGCCTGGCGACACTCTTTACAGTATTGCCGCAAGATTCAATACTACAGTCGATGCAATATTAAGGGCAAATCCTGACATTCAAAACCCTTCCCTCATATACCCTGGACAGAGAATAATAATACCTTCCCTGAAAGAGTCTGAAATCAGCAACGACACTAAAGCGCAAAGCGATGATGCTGAAAACAAAGAAAGTGAAAATAAAGACGATAAAAAAGAAGATAAAAAAGAAGATGACAGTCAAGAATAG
- the trxB gene encoding thioredoxin-disulfide reductase: MYDLIILGGGPAGLAAGLYACRSKLDTVMIEQMYVGGQIVTTYEIENYPGFDGISGPDLINKMESQAKRYGLQIYNEEVVGLDITGSVKKVTTNKKTYEAKAIIIATGATPKELGFDKERKFRGSGVSYCATCDGAFYKDQVVAVVGGGDTAMEDSNYLTKFAKKVYVIHRRDKLRASKTLQDRAFANPKIEFIWDTVVKDIQGEYGVEGLVLKNVKTNEETSLKVDGVFIAIGLSPNSELVKGIVDTDEYGYIITDEDMKTNIQGVFAAGDVRKKTLRQVVTATADGAIAAYVAEKYIDSL; this comes from the coding sequence ATGTACGATCTCATTATACTGGGTGGCGGCCCAGCAGGACTTGCAGCAGGTCTCTATGCTTGCAGATCAAAATTAGATACTGTGATGATAGAGCAAATGTATGTAGGAGGACAGATAGTGACTACATACGAAATAGAGAATTATCCTGGCTTTGACGGTATTAGCGGTCCTGATCTTATAAACAAAATGGAGTCACAAGCAAAAAGGTATGGACTGCAGATTTACAATGAAGAAGTCGTCGGATTAGACATCACAGGCAGCGTAAAAAAAGTCACCACCAACAAGAAGACTTATGAGGCAAAAGCGATAATAATAGCTACAGGTGCTACACCTAAAGAGTTAGGGTTTGATAAAGAGAGAAAATTCAGAGGCTCAGGTGTTTCATATTGTGCTACGTGTGATGGGGCATTTTATAAGGATCAAGTAGTTGCTGTTGTAGGTGGTGGTGATACTGCAATGGAAGACTCAAACTACCTTACAAAGTTTGCCAAGAAAGTTTACGTGATTCATAGGAGAGATAAATTAAGGGCTTCTAAGACCCTTCAAGATAGAGCTTTTGCAAATCCTAAAATAGAGTTTATCTGGGACACTGTTGTAAAAGATATACAAGGAGAATACGGTGTTGAAGGATTAGTCTTAAAAAATGTGAAGACTAATGAGGAGACATCATTAAAAGTTGATGGTGTATTTATAGCTATAGGATTAAGCCCAAATTCAGAATTAGTAAAAGGTATAGTTGATACAGATGAGTATGGTTACATAATAACTGATGAAGACATGAAGACAAATATTCAGGGCGTTTTTGCTGCAGGAGATGTCAGGAAAAAGACATTAAGGCAGGTAGTGACAGCAACAGCAGATGGTGCCATTGCTGCGTACGTAGCTGAAAAGTATATAGATAGCCTTTAA
- a CDS encoding spore coat protein, translated as MIGSTGMTDKDIMMGVLGDYKLAIEVLSHAATEAANENLKRDFINALNSTFEEQKQVWNAINQRGWYSVKPAQMQDIQEAKNKFRQPASVM; from the coding sequence ATGATAGGTAGCACAGGCATGACAGATAAAGATATAATGATGGGCGTCTTAGGAGATTACAAGCTTGCCATAGAGGTGCTTTCACATGCTGCAACAGAAGCAGCTAATGAAAACCTCAAAAGGGATTTTATCAACGCTTTGAATTCTACCTTTGAAGAACAAAAGCAAGTTTGGAATGCTATAAACCAGAGAGGCTGGTATTCAGTAAAACCAGCGCAGATGCAAGATATACAAGAAGCAAAAAACAAATTTAGACAACCAGCAAGTGTTATGTAA
- a CDS encoding MazG-like family protein: protein METEYKAISLPKLNNLKPSLESTALKLMEEAGELAQAIGKFRGLNGESVKMSNKDVAEKISEELLDVAQVAVSMMFVLEDQYNISIDEKLKEHIEKLKKKGYIK from the coding sequence ATGGAGACTGAGTACAAAGCAATTAGTTTGCCTAAGTTGAATAATCTAAAACCTTCTTTGGAGTCGACGGCTCTTAAGCTTATGGAGGAAGCAGGAGAGCTGGCACAAGCTATAGGCAAATTCAGGGGTCTTAATGGTGAAAGCGTAAAAATGTCAAATAAGGATGTGGCTGAGAAAATATCTGAAGAGCTTTTGGATGTGGCACAGGTAGCTGTATCGATGATGTTTGTCTTAGAAGACCAGTACAACATAAGCATAGATGAAAAGCTTAAAGAGCACATTGAAAAATTGAAGAAAAAAGGATATATAAAGTAA
- a CDS encoding FAD-dependent thymidylate synthase, with protein sequence MLMRKLTEAEENLLKKFVTNLYGPVYFIHSLPEFIIPPINSKVSRKDTSWRLNILESLTSGDLDISDFLTTSDIPLDEAMQKAKAFHEKWVERFGHSSIAEQNLMHLCIEDTSRFLSGDIELMNKRPSYIEWSQRYQRPNRDRFVMPPELENYPELKDKFIKVWNVSFDAYETLVSKLTDYLKSTIEKNKHESDKAYIGRISKIAFEDARYALLLSAKTSFAVALNALDLQDIVRKLQSHGTKEAEILARNIIDEAEKIAPSLMRHLTPSKYQLTVNKEMEDLVKKYELEDVFTDSDVTLLDYTGKSGDMTFLDILTMHIIFSYTGKSVESIKKLVMKLGREEKANIVKSASSKMDQFDHLIEPFRSVRYKFQVRLSEAAWHQLLRHRMINFNAHRPTIENGYTVPPNIEKAGCIDVLKKAIDEAEKLYVELHEKLPETSSYVVTNAHRRIVLMDTDLWAFDHYANLRCTPEAQWDIRNISFKMLDLIKEATPEVVEFLARRKQS encoded by the coding sequence ATGTTAATGAGAAAGTTGACTGAGGCTGAAGAAAACTTATTAAAGAAATTTGTAACGAATTTATACGGACCTGTTTATTTTATACATTCACTTCCAGAATTTATAATACCTCCTATTAATTCAAAAGTAAGCAGAAAAGACACCAGTTGGAGGTTAAACATATTAGAATCGTTGACATCAGGAGATCTTGATATAAGTGATTTTTTAACGACATCAGATATTCCACTTGATGAGGCAATGCAAAAGGCAAAAGCTTTTCATGAAAAATGGGTAGAAAGGTTTGGACATTCGTCTATAGCAGAGCAGAATTTGATGCACTTGTGCATAGAGGATACCTCCAGATTTTTATCTGGCGATATAGAATTGATGAATAAAAGACCGTCTTACATAGAGTGGAGCCAAAGATATCAAAGACCAAATAGGGACAGATTTGTAATGCCTCCGGAGCTTGAAAACTATCCAGAGTTAAAAGATAAGTTTATAAAAGTGTGGAATGTATCTTTTGATGCTTATGAGACGCTTGTAAGCAAACTTACTGATTATTTGAAGTCAACTATTGAAAAGAATAAACATGAAAGTGATAAAGCGTATATCGGAAGGATAAGTAAGATAGCTTTTGAGGATGCAAGATATGCTTTGCTGCTATCTGCAAAGACCAGCTTTGCTGTTGCGTTAAATGCCCTTGATTTGCAAGATATAGTCAGAAAATTGCAGTCCCATGGCACAAAAGAAGCAGAAATATTGGCGAGAAATATAATTGACGAGGCAGAAAAAATTGCACCAAGTTTGATGAGGCATTTGACTCCGTCCAAATATCAATTGACTGTAAATAAAGAGATGGAAGATTTAGTTAAAAAATATGAGTTAGAAGATGTATTTACGGATTCGGATGTTACTTTGCTTGATTACACAGGTAAAAGTGGTGATATGACTTTCCTCGATATATTGACTATGCATATCATTTTTTCTTACACAGGGAAATCAGTTGAAAGCATTAAAAAATTGGTTATGAAGTTAGGAAGGGAAGAAAAAGCGAACATTGTTAAATCAGCTTCTTCTAAGATGGATCAGTTTGATCATCTTATAGAGCCTTTTAGGTCTGTAAGGTACAAATTTCAGGTGAGATTAAGTGAAGCTGCATGGCATCAACTATTAAGGCATAGAATGATTAATTTTAATGCTCATAGACCGACTATAGAGAATGGGTATACAGTACCTCCAAATATTGAAAAAGCTGGGTGTATAGATGTATTAAAGAAGGCCATTGATGAAGCTGAAAAACTATATGTGGAGTTACATGAAAAATTGCCAGAGACAAGCTCGTATGTAGTTACAAATGCTCATAGGCGAATTGTTCTGATGGATACTGATTTGTGGGCTTTTGATCACTATGCCAATTTAAGATGTACACCAGAGGCTCAATGGGATATAAGGAACATTTCTTTTAAGATGCTTGATTTGATAAAAGAAGCGACACCGGAAGTGGTAGAATTTCTGGCGCGAAGAAAACAGTCGTGA